One Acropora palmata chromosome 2, jaAcrPala1.3, whole genome shotgun sequence genomic window carries:
- the LOC141863215 gene encoding uncharacterized protein LOC141863215, whose product MRVLASILGHLLCISVAFAIKCNVCYSSQSMKECISNEDLVDCDELGAGFEMCLKTTFVYGGSDVEIKKFAKSCSYKSTCEEGSETFKRCKRVSGKICKLDCCDTDGCNSGKALAVSVVVVAACALMAVFL is encoded by the exons ATGAGAGTTCTTGCCTCTATCTTGGGTCATCTGCTCTGCATCTCTGTTG cTTTTGCAATCAAGTGCAATGTGTGCTATAGTTCTCAAAGCATGAAGGAATGCATATCAAACGAAGACCTAGTCGACTGTGATGAACTGGGAGCTGGTTTTGAAATGTGTTTAAAAACGACTTTTGTATATGGTGGAAGTGACGTCGAGATCAAGAAATTTGCAAAGTCTTGTTCCTACAAGTCCACGTGCGAGGAAGGCAGTGAAACATTCAAAAGATGCAAGAGAGTCAGTGGCAAAATATGCAAGCTGGATTGTTGCGATACTGATGGCTGCAACAGTGGTAAAGCGTTAGCGGTCagcgtcgtcgtggttgcagCATGCGCCCTAATGGCTGTCTTTCTTTAA